A section of the Clostridium felsineum DSM 794 genome encodes:
- a CDS encoding LysR family transcriptional regulator, with protein MNKRELNYFLKVYENKSIKRAAEALFISSQGLSKTIKNLEAELSVQLFKRTSHGVEPTIHAHNLNRRAKIIIEEFENIKNDMLLDKKVNTTVLRVLSTFNMLKYLTLDFIQDFYTQFPNIRLDIVEYPEEPIEIMLKDEQVEIAFLSSPIDTNNFEAKFCTTHKNCLIINKNNPLSKKNHITFEDLRNIPIAVNGREFKTYKTSVNLWLKNGVTPNVLLETSEETLIHEVAKRNLGIGISLDFLAHADKNDHIVIRPVPDKSCAKDVYIVKKSGKKLSTEAKCFEKFTLEWLKNNPSLIFK; from the coding sequence ATGAATAAAAGAGAATTAAATTACTTTTTAAAAGTGTACGAAAATAAAAGCATAAAAAGAGCAGCAGAAGCTTTATTTATTTCTTCTCAAGGCTTAAGTAAAACTATTAAAAATCTTGAAGCTGAACTCTCTGTTCAATTATTTAAACGTACATCTCACGGTGTTGAACCTACAATACACGCACATAACTTAAATCGAAGAGCTAAAATTATTATTGAGGAATTTGAAAATATAAAAAATGATATGCTTTTAGATAAAAAAGTTAACACAACTGTACTCCGTGTATTATCCACTTTTAATATGCTTAAATACTTAACACTTGATTTTATACAAGATTTTTATACCCAGTTTCCTAACATTCGTTTAGATATTGTAGAATATCCTGAAGAACCTATTGAAATTATGCTCAAGGATGAACAAGTTGAAATAGCATTTTTATCAAGCCCTATTGATACTAACAATTTTGAGGCAAAGTTTTGCACAACCCATAAAAATTGTCTTATTATTAACAAAAATAATCCATTATCCAAAAAAAATCATATTACCTTTGAGGATTTAAGAAATATACCCATAGCTGTCAATGGTAGAGAATTTAAGACCTATAAAACTAGTGTTAATTTGTGGCTTAAAAATGGAGTTACTCCTAATGTACTCTTAGAAACTTCAGAGGAAACTTTAATCCATGAAGTAGCAAAACGAAACCTAGGAATTGGAATATCTCTTGATTTTTTGGCACATGCTGATAAAAATGACCACATAGTGATACGTCCTGTACCAGATAAATCCTGTGCAAAAGATGTCTATATAGTAAAAAAATCAGGAAAAAAATTAAGCACAGAAGCCAAATGTTTTGAAAAATTCACATTAGAATGGTTGAAAAATAATCCCAGTCTTATTTTTAAATAG
- a CDS encoding MBL fold metallo-hydrolase — translation MNIKQIRNATIIVNYANKKFLIDPLLADKGAFPAFGLELGFPASARSERNPIVDLPVSMDEILNVDAVIATHLHLDHFDEAAKKILPKDIKMFVQNEEDFKELQNVGFKNIEILTENTTFEGIKLIKTKGQHGRGKILELSGNVCGVIFKHSTEKALYVAGDTVWYDGVKNVLETYTPEVIAVNSGANQFIGYEPLIMGKEDVYEVCKASPDAKVIATHMEGVNHWTLSRKELKEFVKEKGISSNVLIPDDGEDYTF, via the coding sequence ATGAATATTAAACAAATTAGAAATGCAACAATAATAGTTAACTATGCAAATAAGAAATTTTTAATAGATCCTCTTTTAGCTGATAAAGGTGCTTTTCCAGCTTTTGGACTTGAACTTGGCTTCCCTGCTTCAGCAAGATCAGAGCGTAACCCTATAGTTGATTTACCTGTATCAATGGATGAAATTTTAAATGTAGATGCTGTAATTGCAACTCATTTACACTTAGATCATTTTGATGAAGCTGCTAAAAAAATTCTGCCAAAAGACATAAAAATGTTTGTACAAAATGAAGAAGATTTTAAAGAATTACAAAATGTTGGATTTAAAAACATAGAAATTTTAACTGAAAATACAACTTTTGAAGGTATTAAATTAATTAAAACAAAGGGACAACATGGAAGAGGAAAAATTTTAGAGCTTAGTGGAAATGTGTGTGGGGTTATTTTTAAACATTCAACTGAAAAAGCTTTATATGTAGCCGGAGATACTGTTTGGTATGATGGTGTTAAAAATGTACTTGAAACTTATACTCCTGAAGTTATCGCTGTAAATTCTGGTGCTAATCAATTTATAGGTTACGAGCCTCTAATAATGGGAAAAGAGGATGTTTATGAAGTATGTAAGGCTTCTCCTGATGCAAAAGTTATTGCTACTCACATGGAAGGCGTAAATCACTGGACATTATCAAGAAAAGAATTAAAGGAATTTGTTAAGGAAAAAGGAATTTCTTCTAATGTATTAATTCCTGATGACGGAGAAGATTATACATTCTAA
- a CDS encoding DMT family transporter yields the protein MKFNSRIKGIVLVILGAMLWGISGTVAQYLFQKKGFSPEWLVVIRLLVSGVILLLVVVVMGKQSIWSIWKNKRDNVSLIFFSILGMLGVQYTYFAAIKNGNAATATILQYSSPIIITCYLAIRSKKIPSLQEIIAIFLAMLGTFFIITKGNIHSISISKLALFWGIASAFAAAFYTVQPQSLIKKWGSVLVVGWGMLIGGITFSFIHRPWDCTGSLSITSILAIAFVVIFGTLIAFTCFLESLKYIKPTESSILSSAEPLSAALLSVLWLHEKLELMQWIGTVCIIFTITILAYAKSKKTIVASEEIVHDKKQLFQ from the coding sequence ATGAAATTTAATTCTAGGATAAAGGGAATAGTACTTGTAATACTAGGAGCTATGTTATGGGGAATATCAGGTACTGTTGCTCAGTATTTATTTCAGAAAAAAGGATTTAGTCCAGAGTGGCTTGTTGTAATTCGTTTATTAGTATCAGGAGTGATTTTGTTATTAGTTGTTGTTGTTATGGGAAAACAAAGCATATGGAGCATATGGAAGAATAAGCGGGATAATGTGAGTCTTATATTTTTTAGTATTTTAGGTATGCTAGGTGTTCAATACACATATTTTGCTGCCATAAAAAATGGAAATGCGGCTACAGCAACAATACTCCAATATTCATCACCAATAATAATAACTTGTTATTTAGCCATTCGTTCTAAAAAAATTCCAAGTTTACAAGAAATCATTGCTATCTTCTTGGCAATGCTAGGAACATTTTTTATAATTACAAAGGGGAATATCCACAGTATATCGATTTCTAAACTGGCATTATTTTGGGGGATTGCCTCAGCATTTGCAGCAGCATTTTATACCGTACAACCTCAATCACTTATTAAAAAATGGGGTTCTGTTCTAGTAGTTGGTTGGGGAATGTTAATAGGTGGTATAACTTTTAGTTTTATTCATAGACCATGGGATTGCACGGGCAGCTTATCTATTACTTCAATATTAGCTATAGCATTTGTGGTAATATTTGGAACACTAATTGCCTTTACTTGTTTTCTGGAAAGTTTAAAGTATATAAAACCAACGGAGTCAAGTATACTATCATCAGCTGAACCGTTATCGGCAGCTTTATTATCTGTATTATGGCTGCACGAAAAGCTTGAATTAATGCAGTGGATAGGAACAGTATGTATTATATTTACAATTACAATTTTAGCTTATGCAAAAAGTAAGAAAACAATTGTAGCTTCAGAGGAAATAGTACATGATAAGAAGCAATTGTTCCAATAG